The genomic stretch TGTTATACAACATTTGCAGGCTACGCAACACTTGCGGGTTACGATCCGACTGCGCCCAAACGCGGTCAATAAAATCAGGGCCAGGGACATGCAGGGATTCCTTGGAAATACCTTTACAAACGTGGCCTAACAAATCATCTGCTTTATCGCCAAGCAGTTTTACTATATCGGTTGCCATGATTTTACTTCCTTTCAAATAACAACTATTGTTATGTAAAATTTTTTAATTTGAAGCAAAGAGTATTGTCTATCTCTTTTTATCTTAGGCGTTTTATAAGAATTTAAGAGTGGCAGATGTCACCTTTGGGTGAAATGTCATTTTAGCGTATTGACCCGCTCCGGGTGGGTTGTTTCGTAGGCGGCAATGCTTGGGGCGTGGCCTTGTAAATAACCAAGTTGGTCAAGGCCGTTGAGAATGCAGGTTTTGCTAAAGGGATCAATGGGAAATTCCACCTGGCGGCCATCGGGTAAGATTAGTTTTTGCCGTTCCAGATCAATAGATACGGTAGTGTTGGGTTCTTCTTCTATCAGGCTTTTTAACTGCCAGTGAGTTTCATCATCCACTATCACCGGCAGCAGCCCCAACTTAAGGGAGTTGTTGCGGAAGATGTCGGCAAAACTGGTTGAAATCACCGCCCGAAAGCCGTAGCCCATAATGGCCCAGGGCGCGTGTTCTCGGCTGGAGCCACAACCAAAATTATCGCCCGCCACCAAAATTTTGGCCTGGCGGCCGTGGTCGGTGTTTAAGATAAAATCCGCTCTGGGCGAACCATCGGCGTGGTAGCGCCAGTCAAAAAACAGAGCGTCGCCCAGGCCCTGTTTATCCGTCACCTTCAAAAAGCGGGCCGGGATAATTTGGTCGGTATCAATGTTTTCGGTGGGGATGACGATCATAGTGGCGGTGAGTTTAGTGAATTTTTCCATTGGCTAACCT from Anaerolineae bacterium encodes the following:
- the leuD gene encoding 3-isopropylmalate dehydratase small subunit; the protein is MEKFTKLTATMIVIPTENIDTDQIIPARFLKVTDKQGLGDALFFDWRYHADGSPRADFILNTDHGRQAKILVAGDNFGCGSSREHAPWAIMGYGFRAVISTSFADIFRNNSLKLGLLPVIVDDETHWQLKSLIEEEPNTTVSIDLERQKLILPDGRQVEFPIDPFSKTCILNGLDQLGYLQGHAPSIAAYETTHPERVNTLK